From one Thalassospira lucentensis genomic stretch:
- a CDS encoding Bug family tripartite tricarboxylate transporter substrate binding protein, translated as MKSFLKVAGATLALSIGFASQSFAADYPTKDIRMIIPWGAGGGTDGIVRKLGTIAEKDIGQSIYAENIEGGISATGIMQVMKARPDGYTLGALTYDSVVTVPWQGLLPTYKLDKLKLIARVTSEPDAIIVDADSPYKSVDDLVAAAKENPGQIKIGIQNTGSRLHLAMLQFQQLTGTEFKLIAYPGGAAPQKEAILSDEVDVVATSMGDFSALIEGGDVRGLVEFSDNRNPTFPDVPTAKEEGVDLQIGSFIVLAAPADTPDDVIAKVEANYKAALESDEFQEWVSKVGVSPNWLGTDEVTAWAEETQKTLFDQMQALVDQGVIKK; from the coding sequence ATGAAATCATTTCTTAAAGTCGCCGGTGCGACTCTTGCTCTGTCCATCGGCTTTGCAAGCCAGTCATTCGCCGCTGATTACCCCACCAAGGATATCCGGATGATCATCCCATGGGGTGCCGGCGGAGGAACGGACGGCATTGTCCGCAAACTTGGCACGATTGCCGAGAAGGATATCGGTCAATCAATCTATGCCGAAAATATAGAAGGCGGCATCAGTGCAACCGGCATCATGCAGGTCATGAAAGCGCGCCCGGACGGCTACACCCTTGGTGCACTGACCTATGACAGCGTCGTCACCGTTCCCTGGCAGGGGCTTCTGCCGACCTACAAACTTGATAAGCTGAAGCTGATTGCACGCGTCACCAGCGAACCTGATGCGATCATCGTCGATGCGGACTCGCCCTATAAATCCGTTGATGATCTTGTTGCCGCGGCAAAGGAAAATCCGGGACAGATCAAAATCGGCATCCAGAATACGGGATCGCGACTGCATCTGGCGATGCTGCAATTCCAGCAGCTGACCGGTACGGAATTCAAACTGATCGCCTATCCGGGTGGTGCCGCCCCCCAGAAAGAAGCCATTCTATCTGATGAAGTCGACGTTGTCGCGACCAGCATGGGTGATTTTTCGGCCTTGATCGAAGGTGGCGATGTTCGCGGGCTTGTTGAATTCTCGGACAACCGCAACCCGACCTTCCCGGATGTGCCGACTGCCAAGGAAGAGGGTGTCGATCTTCAGATCGGCAGCTTCATCGTTCTGGCAGCACCGGCCGATACGCCGGATGACGTCATTGCAAAGGTCGAAGCGAACTACAAGGCCGCCCTTGAAAGTGACGAATTCCAGGAATGGGTTTCAAAAGTCGGCGTTTCACCGAACTGGTTGGGTACAGACGAAGTAACCGCATGGGCCGAGGAAACCCAGAAAACCCTGTTTGATCAGATGCAGGCACTGGTCGACCAAGGCGTCATCAAGAAGTAA
- a CDS encoding tripartite tricarboxylate transporter TctB family protein, which translates to MSSSSFAVKKGNLILPIFLLIITTVYLATALQITPQFDEGLVGPSFVPVLASILMYVALGFVFRDILRAPAPTEDAAGDEVKEEDKPSLAAAIKIVLATAIYITVFKTLGYPLSTFLYVYALLFFFRLENTGQIRRIAYSAIITAVFYVLFAVIFQVRLPMLEGLLP; encoded by the coding sequence ATGTCATCTTCCAGTTTTGCTGTGAAAAAAGGCAACCTTATTCTGCCTATTTTCCTTCTGATCATCACGACCGTCTATCTTGCAACAGCACTACAAATCACCCCGCAATTTGATGAGGGGCTTGTCGGTCCGTCGTTCGTTCCGGTTCTTGCATCGATCCTGATGTATGTTGCACTTGGTTTTGTTTTTCGCGACATCCTGCGCGCACCAGCCCCAACCGAAGACGCAGCAGGCGATGAAGTTAAAGAAGAAGACAAACCATCCCTTGCGGCCGCCATCAAAATCGTCCTTGCCACCGCGATCTATATCACGGTTTTCAAAACGCTGGGCTACCCGCTTTCGACCTTTCTTTACGTCTATGCATTGCTGTTTTTCTTCAGGCTTGAAAACACCGGCCAAATCCGCCGTATCGCATATTCGGCAATCATCACTGCCGTGTTCTATGTTCTGTTTGCCGTGATTTTCCAGGTACGATTGCCCATGCTGGAGGGCCTGTTGCCATGA
- a CDS encoding tripartite tricarboxylate transporter permease, protein MNFILEILGGFSALASPEVLAYMVIGFLIGTFFGAVPGLTSVLAIALLLPITYSLDVVPALVMCASIFMSGMYAGSITATTINIPGAPSSMMTSIEGYALMKKGQGANALGHAALGSMIGGVVGALLLIALTPVAAKVSLLIQTPGKFSLILFALVVIVISQRDAIAKGTIATLLGIMIATIGIDVMQPIARFNFGTETLVEGIDMMPLIIGTFAISEILYQAQQSRDPLTIDANTRNLAPIRRKDFLPSWHEIREIGFFTYLKSALIGYFIGVLPGAGGSMSAFVSYAEAMRKSKKPGEYGKGSREGIAAAETANNSMCGGAFVPMLMFGIPGDPTTAIVLGVLIINGLQPGPRLLDTQLDLIAPMFASLLISALILIPLTLYLLGPYFVKIVSIRKALLYSCIAVVALVGSYVATYSPFQMMLALVFGILAFFLRKQNYPTVTLLLGFILGPDLEQYLRRALSLNDGNPLTFLTSPDSLFFLVLTVIFFYFMVIRVPKTPKI, encoded by the coding sequence ATGAATTTCATTCTTGAAATTCTGGGCGGATTTAGCGCCCTCGCCTCGCCCGAAGTATTGGCCTATATGGTCATCGGCTTTTTGATCGGGACGTTCTTTGGCGCTGTACCCGGTCTGACATCGGTTCTTGCCATCGCCCTGCTATTACCGATCACCTACAGCCTTGATGTTGTTCCCGCACTTGTCATGTGCGCGTCGATCTTCATGTCGGGCATGTATGCAGGCTCGATCACGGCAACGACGATCAACATCCCTGGCGCACCATCATCCATGATGACCTCGATCGAGGGGTATGCCTTGATGAAAAAGGGCCAAGGTGCAAATGCACTTGGTCATGCCGCCCTTGGATCAATGATCGGCGGTGTTGTCGGTGCATTGCTTTTGATTGCGCTGACACCGGTTGCCGCCAAGGTTTCGCTTCTGATCCAAACCCCGGGCAAGTTTTCTCTTATTCTGTTTGCCTTGGTTGTGATCGTGATTTCCCAGCGCGATGCAATTGCCAAAGGCACGATTGCCACCCTGCTGGGCATTATGATCGCTACGATCGGCATTGATGTCATGCAGCCGATTGCACGATTTAACTTTGGCACGGAAACGCTGGTCGAGGGCATCGACATGATGCCTCTGATCATCGGCACCTTTGCCATAAGCGAGATCCTGTATCAGGCGCAGCAAAGCCGCGATCCACTGACAATTGACGCCAACACCCGAAATCTGGCACCAATCCGCCGCAAAGATTTCCTGCCAAGCTGGCACGAAATCCGCGAAATCGGGTTTTTCACATATCTGAAAAGCGCATTGATCGGATATTTTATCGGCGTCCTTCCGGGTGCCGGCGGATCAATGTCAGCCTTTGTCTCCTATGCCGAAGCCATGCGCAAATCCAAAAAGCCCGGGGAATATGGCAAGGGTTCGCGCGAAGGCATTGCCGCGGCTGAAACCGCGAACAATTCCATGTGCGGCGGGGCATTTGTGCCGATGTTGATGTTCGGTATTCCAGGTGACCCGACAACGGCAATCGTACTGGGGGTTTTGATCATCAACGGTCTTCAGCCGGGACCACGGCTTCTGGATACGCAGCTTGATCTCATTGCGCCGATGTTTGCGTCGCTTCTGATCAGTGCATTGATCCTTATCCCGCTGACACTGTATTTGCTGGGTCCGTACTTCGTTAAAATCGTCTCGATCCGCAAAGCACTGCTTTATTCGTGCATCGCAGTTGTTGCATTGGTCGGAAGCTACGTTGCGACCTACTCCCCATTCCAGATGATGCTGGCACTTGTTTTCGGGATTCTGGCATTTTTCCTCCGCAAACAGAATTACCCCACCGTCACCTTGCTGCTGGGCTTTATTCTTGGGCCGGATCTTGAACAGTATCTGAGACGGGCGCTGTCCTTAAACGACGGAAATCCCTTAACATTCCTGACCAGTCCGGACAGTCTTTTCTTCCTCGTTCTGACGGTTATCTTTTTCTACTTCATGGTCATCCGCGTACCAAAGACACCAAAAATCTGA
- a CDS encoding AEC family transporter encodes MLLNLIDQLGPIFLLVAAGFALAKIGLIRATAIDGLTKMTFWTLIPATLFLTISANRVSQLFNLSIWIAYYGAVSLTAISVFILLRADKKNSTPEAIVLAFGAIFSNIGMLGIPVVDILFGHEGLLVLATILCIHAISLLTPTILLLEWSRNRTGNPAAILGKTLRAQICNPIIIAIICGIVVAASGITLPPVATTFFGMLKAAMPPIALMLIGAGIYGQKLRGNLGASITGAVAKVCIMPGLVFIIGSLLHLPLRIMAPAIMIAALPPGVNSVLMATTYGTARERTATTMLVATLLSVVVLPVLAIILAFD; translated from the coding sequence ATGCTGCTGAACCTTATTGATCAGCTCGGACCGATTTTTCTGCTGGTTGCAGCAGGCTTTGCCCTCGCCAAAATCGGCTTGATCAGGGCAACCGCGATTGATGGGCTGACCAAGATGACGTTCTGGACGCTCATCCCCGCAACATTGTTCCTGACAATCTCAGCAAACCGGGTCTCCCAACTGTTCAATTTATCAATCTGGATTGCCTATTACGGTGCGGTAAGCCTCACCGCTATTTCCGTTTTCATTTTGTTGCGAGCAGACAAGAAGAACAGCACACCCGAAGCCATTGTTCTGGCCTTTGGTGCAATATTTTCCAATATCGGCATGCTCGGCATTCCGGTTGTCGATATACTGTTCGGGCATGAGGGGTTGCTCGTACTGGCAACCATATTATGCATTCACGCCATCAGCCTTTTGACACCAACGATCCTGCTTCTGGAATGGAGCCGCAACAGAACAGGAAACCCGGCAGCCATTCTTGGCAAAACCCTGCGTGCGCAAATATGCAATCCAATCATTATTGCCATTATCTGCGGCATCGTGGTTGCGGCTTCGGGCATTACCCTGCCGCCAGTTGCGACGACATTTTTCGGGATGCTCAAAGCTGCGATGCCGCCAATTGCGCTGATGCTGATCGGGGCAGGAATTTATGGGCAAAAGCTGCGCGGCAATCTGGGGGCCAGCATTACGGGTGCTGTTGCCAAGGTATGCATCATGCCCGGTCTGGTTTTCATCATAGGCAGCCTGCTGCATTTACCCCTGCGGATCATGGCACCCGCAATAATGATCGCGGCCCTCCCCCCCGGGGTAAATTCGGTCCTGATGGCGACCACCTATGGTACCGCCCGGGAACGCACGGCAACGACCATGCTGGTTGCGACATTACTGTCCGTCGTGGTCCTGCCGGTACTGGCAATCATACTTGCCTTTGACTAG
- a CDS encoding NIPSNAP family protein, translating into MLYDVRTYCCYPGTLKKQLALYGEFGFPVQSRHLGEPHAYIVTETGPVNSYVHIWAYQDAADREAKRQALQADPEWQSYLKKSADAGHLVSQENKLMVPAPFWTPPAR; encoded by the coding sequence ATGCTTTATGACGTCCGAACCTATTGCTGTTACCCCGGCACACTCAAAAAACAACTGGCTCTTTATGGGGAGTTCGGTTTCCCGGTGCAAAGCCGTCATTTGGGCGAGCCACATGCCTATATTGTAACGGAAACCGGGCCTGTGAATTCCTATGTCCATATCTGGGCCTATCAGGATGCCGCGGATCGGGAAGCCAAACGCCAGGCGCTGCAGGCGGATCCGGAATGGCAGAGCTATCTTAAGAAAAGTGCGGATGCCGGGCATCTTGTCAGTCAGGAAAACAAACTGATGGTGCCTGCACCGTTTTGGACGCCGCCTGCCCGCTGA
- a CDS encoding FadR/GntR family transcriptional regulator, with translation METRYEKLERPRRLPDEIAARLTRQIDDGALKPGDKLPTEQALANDFGVARTVVREAISQLKSDGIINSRQGVGAFVSDSGTRTVFRIGEACFAKRKELAQILQLRTSNEAEAAFLAAAHRNEADLDAMNDQITIMRESLEKSGEANGERRYEAERQLYRHIARASGNGFFVDFLGMLDGRIDQSLRSVAIKNMIAVESRKEVLAEHEAVFEAIVEQDAEAARIAARTHFANAATRLISRANLADV, from the coding sequence GTGGAAACCCGTTACGAAAAGCTTGAACGCCCACGTCGGCTCCCCGATGAAATCGCGGCGCGACTGACCCGGCAAATCGACGATGGCGCCCTCAAACCCGGCGACAAACTCCCAACGGAACAGGCACTGGCAAACGATTTTGGCGTTGCACGCACCGTCGTCCGCGAAGCAATCTCGCAGCTTAAAAGCGATGGGATCATCAATTCCCGTCAGGGTGTTGGTGCCTTTGTCTCCGATTCCGGCACACGTACTGTTTTCCGTATCGGCGAAGCCTGCTTCGCAAAGCGCAAGGAGCTTGCCCAGATCCTGCAATTGCGCACAAGCAACGAGGCCGAAGCCGCCTTTCTTGCCGCCGCACATCGCAACGAAGCCGACCTTGACGCGATGAACGATCAGATCACCATCATGCGGGAATCTCTTGAAAAATCCGGTGAGGCAAATGGCGAACGCCGGTACGAAGCCGAAAGACAGCTTTACCGCCATATCGCCCGTGCCAGCGGCAATGGATTCTTCGTCGATTTCCTTGGCATGCTGGATGGCAGAATTGATCAGAGCCTGCGTTCCGTTGCAATCAAGAACATGATCGCCGTTGAATCCCGCAAGGAGGTTCTGGCCGAACACGAAGCGGTTTTTGAAGCAATCGTTGAGCAGGATGCCGAAGCCGCACGTATCGCTGCACGCACCCATTTTGCAAATGCAGCAACCCGGCTTATCAGCCGTGCGAACCTTGCGGACGTCTGA
- a CDS encoding thiamine pyrophosphate-binding protein: MSNTAEMRHGGRILVDQLALHGCERVYLVPGESYLAVLDGLVDHPDIEPIICRQEGGAAIMAEAHGKLTGKPGICMVTRGPGATNASAGVHVAHQDSTPMILLVGQIGRDMVDREAFQEVDYRKMFEPLCKWVAQIDDINRIPEYISHAYHIATSGRPGPVVLALPEDMLSSAAEVADAKPYFLIEAKTAPEDVARFRGALADAKRPIMIVGGGGWTAETTENLKSFAKRNNVAIATSFRCQDYIPNTHSHFIGDVGIGINPELAKFIRESDLVILVGSRMGEMTSSGYSLLEIPCPKQKLIHVYAGPDELGRVYRPDIAINASQRSFIRAIAMMEPVDGSEREEQIETAHASYLKFSTPLDTPGDVKMAHVVAKLREILPEDAIVTNGAGNYAAFLHRFFRYGKYRTELAPTSGSMGYGLPASVAAKLTHPDRPSICLAGDGCFLMHGQEFATAVQYGANIIVIVVNNGMFGTIRMHQERNYPGRVSGTQLHNPDFAAYAVAFGGHGETVTKTEDFGPAFERAMNSGKPAIIEVQVDPQALTPIKTLNQIRAGS, encoded by the coding sequence ATGTCTAATACTGCGGAAATGCGTCACGGCGGACGCATACTGGTCGATCAACTTGCCCTTCACGGCTGCGAACGGGTTTATCTTGTTCCCGGTGAAAGCTATCTGGCCGTTCTGGACGGTCTGGTCGACCATCCAGATATCGAACCAATCATCTGCCGTCAGGAAGGCGGTGCCGCCATCATGGCCGAGGCACACGGAAAACTGACCGGAAAGCCCGGCATCTGCATGGTCACGCGCGGACCAGGTGCCACCAATGCATCAGCAGGTGTGCATGTCGCCCATCAGGACAGCACCCCGATGATCCTTCTGGTCGGGCAGATCGGACGGGACATGGTCGACCGTGAAGCATTCCAGGAAGTCGACTATCGCAAGATGTTCGAACCGCTTTGCAAGTGGGTCGCCCAGATCGATGACATCAACCGCATCCCTGAATATATCAGCCACGCCTATCATATCGCGACCTCCGGCCGCCCCGGACCGGTGGTACTTGCGCTTCCGGAAGACATGCTGTCCTCGGCAGCCGAGGTTGCCGATGCCAAACCCTATTTCCTGATCGAAGCCAAAACCGCCCCCGAAGACGTCGCCCGTTTCCGTGGCGCACTGGCAGATGCAAAGCGGCCGATCATGATCGTTGGTGGTGGTGGTTGGACCGCAGAAACCACTGAAAACCTTAAATCGTTTGCAAAACGAAACAATGTTGCGATCGCCACCAGTTTCCGCTGTCAGGACTATATCCCAAACACGCACAGCCATTTCATTGGCGATGTCGGCATCGGGATTAATCCAGAACTGGCAAAATTCATTCGCGAAAGCGACCTTGTGATCCTTGTCGGGTCGCGCATGGGGGAAATGACCAGCAGCGGTTACAGCCTGCTTGAAATCCCCTGCCCGAAACAGAAACTGATCCATGTTTACGCAGGCCCCGATGAACTGGGTCGTGTTTATCGTCCTGATATCGCAATCAATGCATCCCAACGATCATTCATCCGTGCGATTGCCATGATGGAACCGGTGGATGGAAGTGAACGTGAAGAACAGATTGAAACGGCCCACGCTTCATATCTGAAATTCTCGACCCCGCTTGATACGCCAGGCGATGTAAAGATGGCGCATGTTGTCGCAAAGCTTCGCGAAATCCTGCCCGAAGACGCCATTGTGACCAACGGGGCCGGCAACTATGCCGCCTTCCTGCATCGATTCTTCCGGTATGGCAAATATCGTACCGAACTTGCACCGACTTCGGGCTCGATGGGCTATGGCCTTCCGGCATCTGTGGCCGCCAAGCTGACCCATCCGGACCGGCCGTCGATCTGCCTTGCCGGCGACGGATGTTTTCTGATGCACGGCCAGGAATTCGCAACAGCAGTTCAGTATGGTGCGAACATCATCGTAATCGTGGTCAATAACGGTATGTTCGGCACCATCCGCATGCATCAGGAACGCAATTATCCCGGTCGCGTTTCCGGTACCCAATTGCACAACCCGGATTTTGCGGCCTACGCTGTTGCCTTTGGCGGGCATGGCGAAACCGTCACCAAGACCGAAGATTTCGGCCCGGCTTTTGAGCGTGCCATGAATTCGGGAAAACCGGCGATTATCGAGGTACAGGTTGATCCGCAGGCATTAACCCCGATCAAGACACTGAATCAGATTCGCGCGGGCAGTTGA
- a CDS encoding 5'-methylthioadenosine/S-adenosylhomocysteine nucleosidase (Enables the cleavage of the glycosidic bond in both 5'-methylthioadenosine and S-adenosylhomocysteine), protein MRGYLHDFAGTNVLFAMAANQEYGPHLEKLFTPLMIGIGPVEAAINLSSVLTELRLSGDLPDLVITLGSAGSRTLEQAEVYQASTVSYRDMDCSALGFEKGITPYLNLPAVLEMLHRIPGVPEARLSTGANVVSGVAYDAIDADMVDMETYAILRVCQKFDVPLIGLRGISDGKEELKKLSDWTAYLHVIDEKLADAVGKLLRALENGEIILPER, encoded by the coding sequence ATGCGCGGATATCTTCATGATTTTGCCGGAACAAATGTGCTGTTCGCCATGGCGGCAAATCAGGAATATGGTCCCCATCTTGAAAAATTGTTCACGCCGCTGATGATCGGCATTGGTCCGGTCGAAGCTGCAATTAATCTGAGCTCTGTCTTGACGGAACTAAGATTGTCGGGTGATTTGCCTGATCTGGTGATTACTCTTGGATCGGCAGGTTCGCGTACGCTTGAGCAAGCGGAGGTCTATCAGGCCTCGACCGTTTCTTACCGTGACATGGATTGCTCGGCGCTTGGTTTCGAGAAGGGGATTACACCCTATCTGAACCTTCCGGCGGTTCTGGAGATGCTCCATCGTATTCCCGGCGTACCGGAAGCCCGTTTGTCGACGGGGGCAAATGTTGTATCGGGTGTCGCTTATGACGCGATTGATGCCGATATGGTGGATATGGAAACCTATGCCATCTTGCGGGTCTGTCAGAAGTTTGACGTGCCATTAATCGGTCTGCGCGGAATTTCTGATGGCAAGGAAGAGCTTAAAAAGCTTTCGGATTGGACAGCTTATTTGCATGTCATTGACGAGAAGCTAGCAGACGCGGTTGGCAAGTTGCTCAGGGCTCTTGAAAATGGCGAGATCATTTTGCCTGAACGGTAA